The Phormidium sp. PBR-2020 DNA segment AGATAATAGCCGGAGCGATAATTCTTCTGGCGATCGAGAATCCCATAGGGATATAGGGCCAGTTCGATGTCTTTGCGCAACGTGACGCGATCGCTTAGGGTGTGACGGCGATTCACCACCGTTACTAAACTCTCCTGAACCGTCAAATCGGCGTGGTTTTCAAAGGGATGCTGCAAGATGGCGCGGATGGTTTCGAGTAGCCGTAGGAAGCATTGGCGATCGCTATAGCGGTGACAGTAAATTAAACCCTGAGGATCACGGAGTTCCGCCGTCTCAATCTCAATTAATCCCTCGGCGTGGGGGGCAAAAAATTCCTGAGAACGCAGCCAATGGAGATCCGCCGCTAGGGCCCCTTCCTCGGCATACACCGGCCCCTGCTGCTGGCTCAAATCCCGCACAATCTGGCTGAGACTGGGATAATGGGACGTGGCCCCTTGTTTGAGGAGATAGGCGATGAGAAACATCAGCCGTTCAAAGTCCAACAGGGACCCATAGGGATGCCACACCACCTGGGAGTTGCGATTGCGGCGGCGCACCAGACGCAGAGGGAGGCCCTCAATTTGTTTAAAGACCTGAGAAAAGTCGATATCCCCGTGAACCGTTAGGGGGAGCGATCGCACATCGAGAAATCCCTCCGCCGTTGTCACTGGAGTCTCGGCCAGGGAGTTGGCCATACGCTCAATGATATGACCGGGAACCACCCGAGGGCGATCGCGATTGCGCCGTTTACAGACGTCAACCGGAACCTCCATTACCCAGGCCATCCAAGTCAGAGATGGATCACTCAGAGCATTTACCGACTGTAAGAAGGCCAAGCGCCAGGCCCGGCGGACATTAGTCGCATCATAGATGACTGGGCGCTCTTGGGCGATCGCCGCTTGAATCTGAGCCAAGACCTCCGCCTCAATCTCAAACCAATCCCCCTGAATGGCAGCATCCCCATAGAGTTTTTCCCGCACCGCATCGGTGGAGACCACCACATAGGTCGGGTCTCGTTTCACAAATCCCTCTGCAAAGTGACTTTTACCACTCGCAGGGATACCAACCAGGAAATGACAGGGAAGAGAGATGGACATGGGGGAAGAGGGCAAACCAGGGGTAACCACAGCGTTACAGAGGACATGGAGAAAAGAGAAACCCGTAAAAATCGTGATCCAGACGAGACAGATTAGTAAGGGCTGGCATCTATTTTAGCGAGATTCAGGGAATCAACTTGAGGTTTGGTGCGAATTACAAACTTTGACCAATTCACTGAACTCGCTAACCGCTCAATACCCTACCGTCAGGTGCATCGACTTGCATAAATTCTCTAAAAATCAGGGTGTAATCAAAGAGCAGATCAACTTGGAGGACTCCCGATGTTCGGCTTTCACCAACGCCTGATGGCGTCTACCCCCCAGCTTCCTGAACCTCCCCATGATCCCATTTTGGGGCGACTCGGGGAAGCCACCGTCTCGAAACGGATTGCCTACCATTGTCCAGGACGGGTGTACTACCGCGCCACCTGGTGGAAAGCGCAATGTCAGCATCAGGATCTGATCCTAGAACCCGGAACCCGAGTTCAGGTGGTTGCGCGGGACATCACCATCCTGATTGTTGAACCTTGCTGGACCTGAACAAAAAGCCCCGGTGCAGGGAAACAACCGGGGCGGAACCTTAGCCAAGTTTGCGAGATAAAATAGCTTGACAAATTAGCGAGTTAGTGCAGTCAACACCGCATTCATGTCCGCATTGTCTAAATCCATCGATTCAGCAAACGCCGTGCGTTGTTCAACGGACATCACATCACGAACCGCCATCATGCTGGAGAAACGATTGTCGCTAATCCGTTGGCGTAGGCGTTCAACCTGGTTACGTTGGCGGCGCACCTGACGAGTGGAGGCATCACTAATCATCATCTCTTGCAACTCCTGACGGGCCTGATTCAGTTCACCTTCGAGGCGGCTGCTTTCCGCTAGATAGGATTGACGGATTTCAGTAATGCGCTCTTGTTGGCTGCTGCTGAAGGCAATCTCATCCCGGACGGGTTGCTCTTGGCTAGGCTGAGACGGTTCAGGAGAGGGTTGGGGAGTGGGTTGTTTTTCCTGAGGCTGACGGGGAGGAGTCGGCGTGGAAGGACGGCTGGCACTGGGGTTGGAGTTTTGGGTTAAGGCGCTCAGACTTTGGGAGTTCGAGAGATACACATGACCGAGGGTGCGTCCTTGATAGCTGCGTTTGCTGAATTCCCAACCATCATTGAGGTCAATGCGGACAAAGTCGTTAGCGTAGGGAGCGCGTCCGAGTTCAATGGTGGGTCGGTTGGGGAGGAAGGGAACCCCTTGTAAGACGAGATCAGCGCCTTGGCGAACCGTGCGTAGGTTATATTGAACCCCTAAGTCTTGTCCACCAGTACGGATAGAGTAACCGTTACTGTCGGTATAACGTCCGCAAATCCCGGTGAAGTCGAAGTTGGCTAACAGAGGATTGACGATTGAGCCATTTTCCGACCAGCAGTCGCGGCGGTTGGATTGTTGTTCAATGACGAGCAGTTGATGCCGTCCGGTATTCCCCACAGGTGCAGCCACGGCAACGAAGTTATCTTGAGCAACAGCTCGTTCTCCGAAAGTGGCGGCTTGAGCGGCTTGGGGAACGAAGCTAGTGCCGAAGCTGGAGACAGCGAGGGTGGAGAGAGCAGCGAGGCGAAGTGCGGTTTTCATGGCGGTAGAGTCCTTAGTGGGAGGTCGTTTGTTTTGTATGAGTTCATTGTGTGCCGAGGACTCTGGCTCTAGGGTGGAAAACAGTTGACTTTGCTGACTGTCTTCTGGACGCTGTGACAGTTGCGAGGGTTGGGATACCAGTTTATAGGGGTTTCAGGCGTTGATTTGGAGTCAGTTGTGACAAAAATGCAGCCAGTGGGGGGATTGGCTGCGATTTAGATCATCCTAGGCTTAAACCGGAAACCGGACGACTCAGGTTGAAGAGTGTCCTATGGCATCGTTCATGGAGAACAGCCGTTGCTAAGATAAACTACAGCAACCTAGGACCTATTCCGGTTGGCTTACCCGCTTAACTTCTGATTGGCTCATCGATTCAGCCTTTGTGACGTAATTAATTATGAACATCCCAACATTGGCGAAATGGCGCTTGGCGCTGGCGTTATCTTTGCCGATCGCCCTCTCGGGAACGATCGCCCCCCCCACCTATTCCCAAGCGAATGGTGGCTCCCCTCTGACGGTTCGCGCCGACCAACAAGAAGCCGACGCACGCACGGGAATTGTCACCGCCCGAGGTAATGTTCAGGTGAACTTCCCGTCCCGCAATCTCCAAGCCACCTCCAATCAGGCCCAGTTCTTTAGTAATGAACAACGTCTGGTGCTGACGGGGAATGTCTTTGTTCTCCAGGAAGGCAACAGCATTCGCGGCGAGGTGGTCACCTATCTGATTGACGATGGCTTATTTGTGGCGCAACCGCTCCCAGAACGGCAAGTGGAAGCCATTTACATGATTCCCGAAAATGGCAACGGGCAACGGCCCTCCGCTCCTGCACCCCCTGCGCTTCGTTAATCTGCTGACTCTAGTTTCCGGTTCCTCTCCCTGATCTATGAAAATTGTCCTGGATAACATCCATAAGTCCTATCAAAAACGCTCTGTCGTCAGCCGAGTCAACCTCTCCGTGAGTCAGGGGGAGGTGGTAGGACTTTTAGGACCCAATGGGGCAGGGAAGACAACTACCTTTTATATGGTGACGGGATTAGTGAAACCCGATCGCGGCCGGGTTTGGCTCGATCAACGGGATATCACGTTATTGCCGATGCACGAGCGAGCCAAGATGGGGGTGGGTTATTTGGCTCAGGAAGCCAGTATTTTTCGTAATCTGACGGTGCAAGATAATCTCTTACTGGTGTTTGAACAGACTGGGGTTCCCCGTCGCGAGTGGCAAAAGCGACTTAACCAGGTCATTGAGGAGTTTAATTTAGGGAAAGTCGCCTCCACCCTCGGCCGGCAAGTCTCGGGGGGAGAACGACGACGCACGGAAATCGCTCGTTCCCTTTCGACGGGATATGGGGAACCTATCTTCTTACTTCTCGATGAACCCTTTGCCGGAATTGACCCCATCGCCGTCAATGATATCCAGCAGGTGATTGCTCGCCTGCGCGATCGCAACATCGGTATCCTGATTACGGATCACAATGTCCGCGAAACTCTAGAAATTACCGATCGCGCCTACATCATGCGCGAAGGGGAAATCCTCGCTTCAGGAAGTCCTGGGGAACTCTACGATAATCCCCTGGTGCGTCAGTATTATTTGGGCGATCGCTTTCAGGTTTAGAAGAAGGCAAGAGGGAGAGGCAAGAGGGAGAGGCAAGAGGCAAGAGGGGAACCACGGAGTCACAGAGGACACAGAGGGAGAGGAGGGAGAGGAGGGAGAGGAGGGAGGGGAGGGAGGGGAGGGAGAAGCCCCCCTACTGCCTACTGCCGGAAGAGGGCGACGATAAAGGTACGCCCCTACTTTTCTATTACCTATTCTTCGGTTCCTGGGCGGGGAATGGCGATCGCCTTGTGTTTATTGAGTTGACGTAGCCACATTCCGCCAATCACTGCCACAATTAGCCAGAACCAGCCGAAGAGCGATCGCAACAGCAGAAAGCCACCGCAACCGAGTAACATCCCAAACAATAGGAGATTGGCGGCAACTGATCGTTTCAAATCTAAGGTCAAATCTTGGGCCGGAAGTAGTCCCGTGTTGGCTTGTTGTCGTCCCCAGCCTAGCCCCCCGGGACGGGCTTTGCGATAAAACTCATTTAGGGTCTCTTCTGACTCGGGAGGGGTGACAAACATCACCACAATCCACAGGGTACAGACAATTACCGTAATCGCCATCACCCGAAGTCCATAGTCGGACATGGGAATCACCACCCAGGTTTCTAGCCAACTGCCAGGGGGAACCTGCCAACTGGCCGCTACGGTGGCTACACTCCCCACAATAAAACTGGCTACAATGGCCGTGAGTTCCGCCGCCGCATTGACTCGCCACCAGAACCAGCGCAGCATTAACACTAACCCCGACCCCGTGCCAATGGCAATAATCAACTCAAACACCTGACTGATATCATTGGCCAGGAAGGCGGCGATCGCCCCTAACCCGGTCACCAAAACCGACGACAGCCGCCCGACAAAGACTAACTGGGGTTGCGTCGCCTCGGCGTTGATAAAGCGGCGATAGAGGTCATTGGTAATAAAGGAAGCCCCCCAGTTAATGGATGTCGAGACGGTACTCATAAACGCCGCCACTAACGAGGCCACCACTAATCCCAACAATCCCGGCCCCAGAAACTCCAACATCAGCATGGGATAGCCGAGTTCTTTGTCTTCTAAATCAGGAAAAACCACCAAGGCCACTAGGGCCACCACAATCCAGGGCCAAGTCCGCACTACATAGTGCATGATGTTGAAGGTCCAGGCCGCTTTTTCTGCCTCGGCTTCCGTTTTCGCCGCTGCAAACCGTTGCACAAATTCCCCACCGCCATCACTGCGTCGCCAGGCCCACCATTGAATGAAGATATTGGCAAAAAAGGCACTGGCGGTAATGCCGGCGGCTTCGCCAAAGCTAATCAGACCCCCCTCGCCGCCAATGTCAAAGGGAAGAATGGCTAGGGTGTTAATATCGGTGACTTCCGGGATACGGCTAACGAGGGTTTCCATACCACCGATGCGATCGAGGGCAATTCCGGCCACCAGCAAGGCCCCCAACAGGGCCAAAATGAACTGGAAGAAGTCCGTGGCCACCACTCCCCATAATCCCGCTAACCCGGAATAGACGAGGACAAACACACTCACCCCTACCACACTCCAGATTTTTAACTGGGTATCTCCGGCATCAATCCCTAAATTTTCCCAAATTTCCAGGGCATCCACCACTTTGACCATTCCCAGCATGGCGTAGCCGATGCCGATGCAGTTCATGGGGACTGCAAAAATAAAGGCTTTCACACCCCGTAGAACCGCCGCCATATTGCCCCCATAGCGGATTTCCGTCAGTTCCGCATCGGTGATCACCTCGGAACGCCGCCACATCTTGGCAAAGAGATAAATCGTCAGCAGATGGGAGATGCCGAAACTCCACCAGAGCCAGTTGCCAGCAATACCCCGATTGCCGACAATGCCGGTAATGAGTAACGGGGTATCAATCGAGAACGTCGTGGCCGCCATGCTTACCCCCACTAACCACCAGGGGAGCGATCGCCCGGAGACGAAAAAGTCTTCTAAGCTACTAGAGGCTTTGCGGGAGAGATAAATCCCTAAGCCCATAGTGATAACCAAGTAACTCAGAACGATGAGCCAGTCGATGGATTGCATGATGGACGGTTGCCGCTAAACTGGCAGCCATTCTACCTGTTTTCGAGCAATTTCAGCCCAGGGCTTGTCAAAAAAAGCCGTCTCAGCTATATTGAGGGAATGCGCTTAAAATAAATAAGCCTAACCTACATCCTGGGGGTGTGGCGGAATGGTAGACGCTACGGACTTAAAATCCGTTGACTGGTGACAGTCGTGTGGGTTCAAGTCCCACCACCCCCATTTTTGACTCGATCCTCAAATCGCCTCTGTTAGCCGGACGCGTCTAAGGTCTTTAGATTGTCCTGCCTCGGCGGATAGCGACGGCTGAAATAGCGAAAACGGTCATCCTTTTGCCATTTTTGGCTTAGAGCATTGCCACAGTGCTGAATTTCTAAAAAGCTAGCATTCTCAAATGCCGGTTTATAGACTGAAAATGTCTCCATCAATCCCAAGGTTGCACAGGTTTCTAAGCCACCAATAAACCGTCGAGAAAAATTCATAAAATGGGGCTGCTGAGTCCAATGATTCATTTGCCGAGCATTGAGAAAAAAGCATCCAGAATGGGGGTTTCTCGCCCGATTAAAGTCTATTAGCTGACCGAGAAACTGAGCTGAAAGCCGCTGTTTATCACTAAAGTCATGGGGGCAACCGGTAAACACTGGGGAAATACTTTCAAAGTCAGCATCCACATAAACCTTTTCTGGAATATCCTGCTCAGCGACCTCAAAGCGATTAGCTTGCAGAACCGCATCATCGCCGATGTGCTGGTTAAACCACTTGAGTTTCTGAAAAAAGTGGCTATCCCTAAGAATTAAATCATCCTCAAGATAGCCGTAGTAATCATAGAATCCCAAGTGACGTTTTAGGATTAAATGACAGCCAAGTCCTAGCCATTTGGGATCTTCGAGAGTAAAAGACTCGTGCCTAAACAGGGCTGACGGGATTGGGAGCTGATCTAACAGATGGAAATCTGCCGTGGTACAAATGACCACGTCTAGTTCAACTTGAGTCCGTTCATTGGCAGGTTGGCGTTCTACCCGAGACTGCTCGGCATTGTGAGCATAATAACTCTGACCTGTGCCAAAGGTTTCATAGAGCGATCGCAGACAAGCCGTCAACCCCTCAATGCGAGGTTGAGGATTCGCCTGCAACGACCCATGAGCGTTGGAACCTTGAGGATTAAAATAATGAGGGATTGTCAGTAGAACTCGCACGTTTTTACCCCAGACGCGTCATTAATCGACCCTCATTATGCCATCGTCGAGTCCATCTCACTCTATAACCCGACTGTCCCGCGCAACCCGCATCCCTCTCCCCGGAGTCCAACATCCCTAAGACAATTTCCTTCAGCATCGGCCCCATCCCGTGAGATCCGAGCCGTTGTCAGTTAAGATAGAAGTTTCGAGTTTTCTCAAAATGCAATTTTATCGCAGACATTATCCTGCGCGACCTTGACTTTAAGCCGTTAGACATCAATTAAGGAGCCTGCTTTGGTTTATACGACACTACAAACAACCAAGTCGGAAGAAATCTTTGCCGCTGCCCAAAAACTCATGCCTGGCGGCGTGAGTTCGCCGGTACGAGCATTTAAATCCGTGGGCGGTCAACCCATCGTCTTTGACCGAGTTCAAGGCGCCTATATTTGGGACGTCGATGGCAACCAATACATTGACTACGTGGGCACCTGGGGACCGGCTATCTGTGGTCATGCCAACCCAGAAGTCATCAGTGCGTTACGGGACGCCCTAGATAAAGGGACGAGCTTTGGAGCGCCCTGCTATCTGGAAAACGTCCTGGCTGAAATGGTCATCGACGCCGTTCCCTGCATTGAAATGGTGCGGTTTGTCAACTCCGGAACCGAAGCCTGTATGGGGGTGTTGCGCCTAATGCGGGCCTTTACCGGACGGGAAAAAATCATTAAATTCCAAGGCTGCTATCACGGCCATGCCGATAGCTTCTTGGTGCAAGCTGGCTCAGGGGTCGCCACCCTCGGACTTCCCGACTCCCCTGGAGTTCCCAAAGCCGCTACCAGCGCCACTTTGACTGCTCCTTACAATGACCTCGAAGCCGTCAAGGAATTGTTCAAAAACAATCCCGATGAAATTGCCGGGGTCATCCTAGAACCGGTGGTGGGTAACTCTGGGTTTATCCTCCCCGATGCAGGGTTCCTAGAAGGCCTGCGGGAACTCACCCAAGACAACGGTGCGTTACTGGTCTTTGACGAAGTGATGACCGGCTTCCGTATCGCCTACGGGGGCGCTCAGGAACGCTTCGGAGTCACCCCAGACTTAACGACCCTGGGTAAAATCATTGGTGGTGGTCTGCCCGTGGGGGCCTATGGTGGCCGCGCCGATATTATGTCCATGGTGGCTCCCGCTGGCCCGATGTATCAAGCTGGAACCCTCTCCGGGAATCCCCTGGCCATGACTGCTGGCATTAAAACCCTGGAATTGCTACAAAAATCTGGGGTGTATGAGCAACTGCATGAGAAAACCAAACGGCTTTCCGATGGCTTACTGAATGCCGCTCAAGAAGCCGGACATACCGTCTGTGGTGGTTCTCTCAGTGCCATGTTCGGGATGTTCTTCTGTGAAGGACCCGTGCATAACTATGATGATGCCAAACTCTCCGATGCCACAAAATTTGGCAACTTCCATCGGGGTATGTTGGAACGGGGGATTTACCTAGCCCCATCTCAATTTGAGGCTGGATTTACCTCCTTGGCTCACACCGATGAAGATATTGACCGCACCATCGCGGCGGCTCGTGAGGTGTTTGGGAGCCTTTAGGGGAAGTAGCTCGGCGCTGAGGGTAATAGATTGGGGCGAACCGCCTGGGTTCGCCCCGCTCGTTGAGTTTAACTCTATGTAGCGTTGGGAAGCAGGTCTAGGAACGCATCCAGGTCTGTTAGCATTTCGCGATAGTTTTTCGTGGCTGTGGCGTAATCGGCCTGTTGGGCTGCGAGGCTGATGGCTTCAAGATGACGAGAGACTTCCCGGGCTAACTCTCGGCCTTGGGACTGATCCTGGGGCAGGAGATTGCGGTTAAACAAACTCATATCTTGCCGCAGGGTTCCCAGGGGACCGTGGATGAAGTTATCGGCATAGATCCAGTCTCTATCCTGGATAAGCTGCTCGAGTTCTCCCATGCGATCGCGCATCCCTTGAATATCGTTCGCGTAGGACTCCAGCCGCTGCACCACATCAGGGGTATAGGTGGGTGGCTCAGCCGGAGGAGCATTCCCACAACTGGCCAGGAAAAGCATCATCCCGGCTAATAAACTGACGAAAAGGGAACGAGAACGCGAGCCTATGCCGAACCTAGATTTGATCCACTGTATTTTAGACATTATTTTAGACATTGATTCTCTTCAAACTCAATCATTCTACCCAAATTTGCGCCTCTACCCCAATGCAGGGGCGGAGAAAATGGTCTCCAGGGCAGCAGTAGGGTAAAATCAGGCTTGGCACGATTGTACCGATCGCCCCCGGGGTGAATCGGATGTTAGGAGGTTTGAGTGAACGTATTAGTTATTGGTAACGGTGGGCGGGAACACGCGATCGCCTGGAAATTGCTTCAGTCCACGAGAGTCAATAAGGTCTTTTGCGTGCCTGGGAACGGAGGTACGGCCACCCTCCCCAACTGCTTCAACCTTGCCATGTCGGTCACGGATTTTGAGGGCATTGCCCGCTTTGCTCAAGTGCAGGGCTGTCCCTTTGTGGTAGTGGGGCCGGAGATGCCCCTGGCCAGGGGCATTACAGATTATTTAAATGAGCGTGGGGTTCCGGTGTTTGGTCCCACCCAAGCCGGGGCCCAAATCGAAGCGAGTAAGGCCTGGGCGAAAACCTTAATGGTTGAAGCGGGGATTCCCACTGCTGCCTCGGCCAGCTTTGAACGCCAAGAGACTCAAGCGGCTAAAGACTATGTGCAACGGATGGGAGCACCGATTGTGGTCAAGGCCGATGGCTTAGCTGCTGGGAAGGGGGTTACTGTCGCTCAAACCATTGAGGAGGCCCACGCCGCCATTGATGAAATTGCCAGCGGACGTTTCCAGGATGCTGGGGAGACGCTGGTCATTGAGGAGTTTCTCACGGGACAGGAAGTGTCCGTGTTGGCTCTGTGCGACGGGAAAACGGTGCTTCCCCTGCTGCCGGCCCAGGATCACAAACCCATTGGCGAAGGAGATACGGGAGCCAATACCGGGGGAATGGGGGTCTATGCGCCAACGCCGGTGTTGTCGGACGCGGGGATGGCCCAGGTTCGCAAGGATATCCTAGAGCCAACTCTGTCCGCCCTACAAGAGCGGGGCATTGACTATCGTGGTGTTCTCTATGCGGGCTTGATGGTGACTGAAAGTGGGGACATTAAGGTCTTAGAGTTTAACTGTCGCTTCGGTGATCCCGAAACGCAGGCGGTGTTACCTCTGCTGCAAACCCCCTTGGATACCCTCTTACAAGCCTGTTTAGATCAAACGTTAGCCGAGCAGCCTCCCTTAGATTGGCATCCCGGAGCCGCTGTTTGTGTGGTGATGGCGTCGGGAGGCTATCCCGGAGACTATGAGAAAGGCAAAGCAATTACAGGGCTAACGGAGGCTCAAGAGACTGGGGCGATTGTTTTCCATGCCGGAACTCAACTGAAACAAGACCAATTGCTGACCAGTGGTGGACGAGTGCTGGGGGTGACGGCGGTGGCAGATAGTTTTTCGGCGGCGATCGCCAACTCCTATGCGGCGGTCAACAAAATTGACTTTGAGAACGCCTATTTTCGCAGTGATATTGGTTATCGTATTCGCTAAATCTTTCTCAACGTGCCCTAAATTGAGAGCAGGCTCCCGTTAATGAGTCCCTAATTAAAAACGGGAGCTTTTTTTTAACCTAATTTTTTCGTTTTATAACAGTTTAATTAGCCTTGGTATTTTTTGGTAGTCTAGGCTACATTTGCTTTCAAGAAATTGCTCTAGGATACATTCCTGGACAAACTATCCAGAACCAACAATTTTGTAACCCTGGACTCTCTTCTCTGATAGTGGTGGAAGTTAAGAGTTCCGGATTTCTCATTAGAGACAGCTAACGGTTTCCTATTTTTAAGCGAAGAGACTGAATATGAACAAAGGTTTAGGACGGCGTAAATTTTTATGGTATGGTTCAGCCGCATTTGGAACCAGTTTAATTCTCAAGGCCTGCGCTGACCCCAATGGTCAAATGACGGCCGGCCCCGGTGCTGATGGTGACACCATTAAAGTAGGGATTCTCCATTCCCTCAGTGGAACCATGGCCATCAGTGAAACAACCCTGGTTGATGCGGAAAAATTAGCCATCCAGGAAATTAACGCCAATGGTGGTGTTAATGGCAAACAAATCGAAGCCATTATCGAAGATGGGGCTTCCGATTGGCCGACATTTGCCGAAAAAGCTGAAAAACTGATTGACCAAGATGGGGTGGCCGTGGTCTTTGGCTGCTGGACGTCAGCGA contains these protein-coding regions:
- the psbQ gene encoding photosystem II protein PsbQ, with product MSKIQWIKSRFGIGSRSRSLFVSLLAGMMLFLASCGNAPPAEPPTYTPDVVQRLESYANDIQGMRDRMGELEQLIQDRDWIYADNFIHGPLGTLRQDMSLFNRNLLPQDQSQGRELAREVSRHLEAISLAAQQADYATATKNYREMLTDLDAFLDLLPNAT
- a CDS encoding OstA family protein — encoded protein: MNIPTLAKWRLALALSLPIALSGTIAPPTYSQANGGSPLTVRADQQEADARTGIVTARGNVQVNFPSRNLQATSNQAQFFSNEQRLVLTGNVFVLQEGNSIRGEVVTYLIDDGLFVAQPLPERQVEAIYMIPENGNGQRPSAPAPPALR
- a CDS encoding WYL domain-containing protein, whose translation is MSISLPCHFLVGIPASGKSHFAEGFVKRDPTYVVVSTDAVREKLYGDAAIQGDWFEIEAEVLAQIQAAIAQERPVIYDATNVRRAWRLAFLQSVNALSDPSLTWMAWVMEVPVDVCKRRNRDRPRVVPGHIIERMANSLAETPVTTAEGFLDVRSLPLTVHGDIDFSQVFKQIEGLPLRLVRRRNRNSQVVWHPYGSLLDFERLMFLIAYLLKQGATSHYPSLSQIVRDLSQQQGPVYAEEGALAADLHWLRSQEFFAPHAEGLIEIETAELRDPQGLIYCHRYSDRQCFLRLLETIRAILQHPFENHADLTVQESLVTVVNRRHTLSDRVTLRKDIELALYPYGILDRQKNYRSGYYLGTSIFSLEDLTWLHEQLQGQAEFISRPEDRERYYRILQQIERLHPSALQSDYPIWRFGNPSIIQVDGLVNVSLARRRGRIERAIRDRELLSLQKLQGTGEFPGDPVALEAYPLQLIFHQIAWYVGWESKADGLLSFERLDRWYLRVERTQVYRDRPPHQKALKRLQQLHEASVGVFLGRSPEEQAQYLSRGPRQRGSTVLVELWCNDASFRFIREGTQRFPLQQMRMSDPDGRGDRRRLTRLFSAKGTDDPDYPHRFQVRLPCWSIDDIDLRRWILGFGGQVRVVSPPRLQQMIQETGGAIVASYNNLKEQ
- the hemL gene encoding glutamate-1-semialdehyde 2,1-aminomutase; the protein is MVYTTLQTTKSEEIFAAAQKLMPGGVSSPVRAFKSVGGQPIVFDRVQGAYIWDVDGNQYIDYVGTWGPAICGHANPEVISALRDALDKGTSFGAPCYLENVLAEMVIDAVPCIEMVRFVNSGTEACMGVLRLMRAFTGREKIIKFQGCYHGHADSFLVQAGSGVATLGLPDSPGVPKAATSATLTAPYNDLEAVKELFKNNPDEIAGVILEPVVGNSGFILPDAGFLEGLRELTQDNGALLVFDEVMTGFRIAYGGAQERFGVTPDLTTLGKIIGGGLPVGAYGGRADIMSMVAPAGPMYQAGTLSGNPLAMTAGIKTLELLQKSGVYEQLHEKTKRLSDGLLNAAQEAGHTVCGGSLSAMFGMFFCEGPVHNYDDAKLSDATKFGNFHRGMLERGIYLAPSQFEAGFTSLAHTDEDIDRTIAAAREVFGSL
- a CDS encoding DUF3747 domain-containing protein produces the protein MKTALRLAALSTLAVSSFGTSFVPQAAQAATFGERAVAQDNFVAVAAPVGNTGRHQLLVIEQQSNRRDCWSENGSIVNPLLANFDFTGICGRYTDSNGYSIRTGGQDLGVQYNLRTVRQGADLVLQGVPFLPNRPTIELGRAPYANDFVRIDLNDGWEFSKRSYQGRTLGHVYLSNSQSLSALTQNSNPSASRPSTPTPPRQPQEKQPTPQPSPEPSQPSQEQPVRDEIAFSSSQQERITEIRQSYLAESSRLEGELNQARQELQEMMISDASTRQVRRQRNQVERLRQRISDNRFSSMMAVRDVMSVEQRTAFAESMDLDNADMNAVLTALTR
- a CDS encoding Na+:solute symporter: MQSIDWLIVLSYLVITMGLGIYLSRKASSSLEDFFVSGRSLPWWLVGVSMAATTFSIDTPLLITGIVGNRGIAGNWLWWSFGISHLLTIYLFAKMWRRSEVITDAELTEIRYGGNMAAVLRGVKAFIFAVPMNCIGIGYAMLGMVKVVDALEIWENLGIDAGDTQLKIWSVVGVSVFVLVYSGLAGLWGVVATDFFQFILALLGALLVAGIALDRIGGMETLVSRIPEVTDINTLAILPFDIGGEGGLISFGEAAGITASAFFANIFIQWWAWRRSDGGGEFVQRFAAAKTEAEAEKAAWTFNIMHYVVRTWPWIVVALVALVVFPDLEDKELGYPMLMLEFLGPGLLGLVVASLVAAFMSTVSTSINWGASFITNDLYRRFINAEATQPQLVFVGRLSSVLVTGLGAIAAFLANDISQVFELIIAIGTGSGLVLMLRWFWWRVNAAAELTAIVASFIVGSVATVAASWQVPPGSWLETWVVIPMSDYGLRVMAITVIVCTLWIVVMFVTPPESEETLNEFYRKARPGGLGWGRQQANTGLLPAQDLTLDLKRSVAANLLLFGMLLGCGGFLLLRSLFGWFWLIVAVIGGMWLRQLNKHKAIAIPRPGTEE
- the lptB gene encoding LPS export ABC transporter ATP-binding protein, which encodes MKIVLDNIHKSYQKRSVVSRVNLSVSQGEVVGLLGPNGAGKTTTFYMVTGLVKPDRGRVWLDQRDITLLPMHERAKMGVGYLAQEASIFRNLTVQDNLLLVFEQTGVPRREWQKRLNQVIEEFNLGKVASTLGRQVSGGERRRTEIARSLSTGYGEPIFLLLDEPFAGIDPIAVNDIQQVIARLRDRNIGILITDHNVRETLEITDRAYIMREGEILASGSPGELYDNPLVRQYYLGDRFQV
- the purD gene encoding phosphoribosylamine--glycine ligase, with the protein product MNVLVIGNGGREHAIAWKLLQSTRVNKVFCVPGNGGTATLPNCFNLAMSVTDFEGIARFAQVQGCPFVVVGPEMPLARGITDYLNERGVPVFGPTQAGAQIEASKAWAKTLMVEAGIPTAASASFERQETQAAKDYVQRMGAPIVVKADGLAAGKGVTVAQTIEEAHAAIDEIASGRFQDAGETLVIEEFLTGQEVSVLALCDGKTVLPLLPAQDHKPIGEGDTGANTGGMGVYAPTPVLSDAGMAQVRKDILEPTLSALQERGIDYRGVLYAGLMVTESGDIKVLEFNCRFGDPETQAVLPLLQTPLDTLLQACLDQTLAEQPPLDWHPGAAVCVVMASGGYPGDYEKGKAITGLTEAQETGAIVFHAGTQLKQDQLLTSGGRVLGVTAVADSFSAAIANSYAAVNKIDFENAYFRSDIGYRIR
- a CDS encoding calcium-binding protein yields the protein MRVLLTIPHYFNPQGSNAHGSLQANPQPRIEGLTACLRSLYETFGTGQSYYAHNAEQSRVERQPANERTQVELDVVICTTADFHLLDQLPIPSALFRHESFTLEDPKWLGLGCHLILKRHLGFYDYYGYLEDDLILRDSHFFQKLKWFNQHIGDDAVLQANRFEVAEQDIPEKVYVDADFESISPVFTGCPHDFSDKQRLSAQFLGQLIDFNRARNPHSGCFFLNARQMNHWTQQPHFMNFSRRFIGGLETCATLGLMETFSVYKPAFENASFLEIQHCGNALSQKWQKDDRFRYFSRRYPPRQDNLKTLDASG